In Fructilactobacillus cliffordii, a single genomic region encodes these proteins:
- a CDS encoding NAD(P)H-hydrate dehydratase has product MKLITSSILPKVIRKRPTKSFKGTYGKVALIGGNHNFGGAIIMSTLGTVYAGAGLTTTFTDASNQSSLHAWVPEAMFADYQDQAQLTQLLPTMDVISLGSGLGTDEQALNLIKLVFNLVTPEQVLLVDGSALTLVAKYQLALPTATIIVTPHQMEWERLTGVQLTNQNPATNQRAYNQLLVDHPHLIAVVKSAQTEVFTPTGAFQNTTGTPAQATGGMGDTLAGIISGFVAQFQSVDDAVLAAVYTHSAIADQLAQQQYVVLPHQISEDLPHFMHEHQAD; this is encoded by the coding sequence ATGAAATTAATTACATCTTCAATTCTACCAAAAGTAATCCGCAAACGACCAACAAAGAGCTTCAAGGGGACCTATGGCAAGGTGGCGCTGATCGGAGGAAATCATAACTTTGGCGGTGCCATTATCATGAGTACCCTCGGCACGGTTTACGCCGGAGCGGGTTTAACCACCACCTTCACGGATGCTAGCAATCAAAGTAGCCTGCACGCGTGGGTTCCAGAAGCGATGTTCGCTGATTACCAAGATCAGGCGCAACTAACCCAGTTGTTACCCACCATGGACGTGATTAGTTTAGGGTCTGGGCTCGGAACCGATGAACAAGCCCTCAACTTAATCAAGCTGGTATTTAACCTGGTTACCCCAGAACAAGTGCTCCTAGTTGATGGATCAGCCTTAACTTTAGTTGCTAAGTACCAATTGGCATTGCCAACGGCTACCATCATCGTCACGCCCCACCAAATGGAGTGGGAACGGCTGACGGGCGTGCAACTAACTAACCAAAATCCAGCGACTAACCAACGAGCGTATAACCAATTATTAGTCGATCATCCGCACCTAATTGCCGTGGTTAAATCAGCACAAACAGAAGTCTTTACCCCTACCGGAGCATTTCAAAACACCACTGGAACTCCCGCTCAAGCTACTGGTGGTATGGGTGATACCCTAGCCGGGATTATTAGTGGCTTTGTAGCGCAATTTCAATCCGTGGATGACGCGGTTCTTGCAGCCGTGTATACCCACAGCGCCATTGCGGATCAGTTAGCCCAACAACAATACGTCGTGCTCCCACACCAAATTTCAGAGGATTTGCCCCACTTTATGCACGAGCACCAAGCTGATTAA
- the pepV gene encoding dipeptidase PepV, with translation MTDWKATAAKYQDQYLADLKQLVAIDSSRDVENQTDEFPLGPGPAKALDQFLDFGKRDGFTTKNIDNVVGYIEYGTGDDYFAILGHADTVPAGNGWDTNPFELLIQNGQAIGRGTSDDKGPALAAYYGLRILKDLGIEPKLKIRLIIGTDEETNWTGMNRYFETEPAPTAGFSPDAEFPLINGEKGNVTFETHFDGDNAISEQQLLSFKAGLKENMVPRDAEAFVTMEDPDAVMKDFDAFIENAPVSGVASIIGKQIHFEVVGKAAHGMEPRNGINAGTYLAMFLKQLPLDQPGTNFIRFITNNLHDDSRARQLGLQFTDEVMGDLTMNVGLMDYDAETGGVVNTNFRYPKGITPAEIQAHLEKAATPYQATVTQTNNMEPHFVPADDQLVTDLMNVYKEQTGETNAQPEVVGGGTFARLMEHGVAFGALFPNATDTMHQANEFQPVADLMLAISIYAQAIFTVTK, from the coding sequence ATGACAGATTGGAAAGCAACTGCTGCTAAGTATCAAGATCAATATCTTGCAGATTTGAAACAACTGGTGGCGATTGACAGTTCACGTGACGTGGAAAATCAAACGGATGAATTTCCCCTGGGACCCGGCCCCGCTAAGGCCTTGGACCAATTCTTAGACTTTGGGAAACGCGACGGCTTTACGACGAAAAACATTGATAACGTGGTCGGCTACATTGAATACGGAACGGGTGATGATTACTTCGCCATCCTCGGTCACGCGGACACGGTTCCGGCGGGCAATGGTTGGGACACGAATCCTTTTGAACTTTTAATTCAAAATGGGCAAGCCATTGGGCGAGGAACTTCTGACGACAAGGGCCCAGCACTGGCTGCTTACTACGGTCTGCGGATTTTAAAGGATCTCGGGATTGAGCCCAAGCTAAAAATTCGGTTAATCATTGGAACTGACGAAGAAACGAACTGGACGGGCATGAACCGTTACTTTGAAACGGAACCAGCTCCTACGGCTGGTTTTTCACCAGACGCTGAATTTCCATTAATTAATGGTGAAAAGGGAAATGTTACCTTCGAAACCCATTTTGATGGGGACAACGCGATCTCTGAACAACAATTGTTATCGTTCAAAGCGGGACTCAAGGAAAACATGGTGCCCCGGGATGCCGAAGCATTTGTGACGATGGAAGATCCTGATGCGGTCATGAAAGACTTTGATGCCTTTATTGAAAATGCGCCAGTTAGTGGAGTAGCCAGCATCATTGGGAAACAAATTCACTTTGAAGTGGTGGGAAAAGCAGCCCACGGAATGGAACCGCGCAACGGGATTAACGCCGGGACTTACCTAGCCATGTTCTTAAAACAACTACCGTTAGATCAACCCGGCACGAACTTCATTCGCTTTATTACCAACAACCTGCACGATGATTCACGGGCCCGGCAATTAGGACTGCAATTTACTGATGAAGTCATGGGTGACCTAACTATGAACGTTGGGTTAATGGATTACGATGCTGAAACGGGCGGCGTGGTTAACACCAACTTCCGTTATCCGAAGGGAATCACGCCAGCAGAGATTCAAGCACACTTGGAAAAGGCCGCAACCCCATATCAAGCAACGGTTACGCAGACCAACAACATGGAACCGCACTTTGTTCCTGCTGATGATCAGTTAGTCACTGATTTGATGAACGTGTACAAGGAACAAACGGGTGAAACTAACGCACAACCAGAGGTAGTCGGGGGCGGCACCTTTGCTCGCTTGATGGAACACGGAGTCGCCTTTGGTGCTCTTTTCCCGAATGCAACTGATACCATGCACCAAGCCAATGAATTCCAACCAGTGGCCGATTTAATGTTAGCAATTTCAATTTACGCGCAAGCCATCTTTACGGTCACTAAATAA
- a CDS encoding MetQ/NlpA family ABC transporter substrate-binding protein yields MKMSKAARRLIWLGLIVFVIIMGYFSFGRGAAQQKNTITVGIMAGSKAEQQIWDSVAHTAQQKYGLTVKFQRFTDYSQPNAALSNHSIDVNAFQNYPFLALWNQKHHDHIVAVGDTIIEPMRIYSYQSKSVNDLPAGSTVTVPNDANNESRALFVLQSAGLLKLKPNVKLADARSIVANPRNIKIKEVDASQTARSLNDVGAAVVNGNYAQTASLDPHKAIFTEPFNQNSKQWINFIAANRDNRNDPRIKKLVKAYQTKATAKKIKQVSGINQIPAWNLKLK; encoded by the coding sequence ATTAAGATGTCAAAAGCAGCACGCAGACTTATTTGGCTGGGGCTAATCGTTTTTGTAATCATTATGGGATACTTCAGTTTTGGGCGGGGAGCTGCCCAACAAAAGAATACGATTACCGTGGGAATCATGGCCGGATCAAAAGCGGAACAACAAATTTGGGATTCCGTAGCGCACACCGCCCAGCAAAAGTACGGATTGACGGTGAAATTCCAACGCTTTACTGATTACAGTCAACCGAATGCCGCATTGTCAAACCACAGCATTGACGTAAATGCCTTTCAAAACTATCCCTTTTTAGCTTTGTGGAACCAAAAGCACCACGACCACATCGTTGCGGTCGGGGATACCATCATCGAACCAATGCGGATTTACTCCTATCAAAGTAAGAGTGTTAATGATTTACCGGCTGGTAGTACCGTAACGGTCCCCAATGACGCGAATAATGAATCGCGGGCGTTGTTTGTTTTGCAAAGCGCGGGACTCTTAAAGTTAAAACCTAACGTTAAACTTGCGGATGCACGTTCAATCGTTGCCAATCCCCGGAATATAAAAATTAAAGAAGTGGATGCCAGTCAAACGGCGCGCTCTTTAAACGATGTAGGGGCTGCAGTTGTGAACGGAAACTACGCGCAAACCGCTTCGTTAGATCCCCACAAGGCCATCTTTACCGAACCGTTTAACCAAAATTCCAAGCAGTGGATTAACTTTATCGCCGCTAATCGGGATAATCGTAATGATCCACGGATTAAGAAATTAGTGAAGGCCTACCAAACGAAAGCAACAGCGAAAAAGATTAAACAGGTCTCTGGCATCAACCAAATTCCCGCTTGGAACCTCAAACTAAAGTAG
- a CDS encoding ArgE/DapE family deacylase produces the protein MKAAEKVQILRDLIQIPTVNGNEAAITDYLVRLFQEHGIASQVQPITDDKSRTNLIVEIGSGKTDQVFGFTGHQDTVTVGDEAEWEHAPFAATVVGDKLYGRGAADMKSGLAAEVIALIELVEEQREIPGKIRLLITAGEEYGAPGAYQIAPNLLTDLDALVVGEATDGNVTYAHSGSFNYRIVSRGKAAHSSVPTHGINAIQGLVKYIQREAQIFADLPVDPTLGHVQHSVTVIRGGEQVNTIPDAAELLGNVRPTSTFGNQAVGKLLQTTIDQLNETTDYELELQVIHDFYPVESQADEWLVRNAVEISQVNYPDRQIHAGIDNGATDASVFVKQNPELPVIVLGPDKAGTSHQRTEHTTISSYLNTINIYKNLATQFFATQA, from the coding sequence ATGAAAGCAGCAGAAAAAGTACAAATTTTACGTGATTTAATCCAAATTCCAACCGTTAATGGCAATGAAGCTGCCATCACGGACTACTTAGTTCGCTTGTTTCAAGAGCACGGAATCGCGAGTCAAGTCCAACCAATTACGGATGATAAAAGTCGCACCAACTTAATTGTTGAGATTGGTTCCGGAAAAACGGACCAAGTCTTTGGCTTTACTGGACATCAGGATACGGTAACCGTGGGCGACGAAGCAGAATGGGAACATGCTCCGTTTGCTGCGACTGTGGTTGGGGATAAGTTGTACGGTCGGGGGGCCGCTGACATGAAGAGCGGCCTCGCTGCCGAAGTAATTGCGCTAATCGAGTTAGTGGAAGAACAGCGAGAAATTCCCGGCAAAATTCGGTTGTTAATTACGGCAGGTGAAGAATATGGTGCTCCTGGGGCCTACCAAATTGCTCCCAACCTGCTAACCGATTTAGATGCGTTAGTGGTCGGCGAAGCCACCGATGGGAACGTGACCTACGCGCACTCTGGCAGTTTTAACTACCGGATTGTGAGTCGGGGAAAAGCTGCCCACAGTTCGGTTCCAACGCACGGAATTAATGCCATTCAAGGATTGGTCAAGTACATCCAACGAGAAGCCCAAATTTTTGCCGACTTACCGGTTGACCCAACTCTCGGCCACGTGCAACACAGTGTGACGGTGATTCGTGGGGGAGAACAGGTGAACACGATTCCAGATGCCGCTGAATTATTGGGAAACGTGCGACCAACCTCCACATTTGGTAACCAGGCAGTAGGCAAGTTACTGCAAACCACGATTGACCAGTTAAACGAAACCACTGATTACGAGTTAGAACTCCAGGTGATTCACGACTTTTATCCAGTTGAGAGTCAAGCGGACGAGTGGTTAGTGCGAAACGCGGTAGAAATCTCACAGGTCAACTATCCGGATCGGCAAATTCATGCCGGCATCGATAATGGAGCGACGGATGCAAGTGTGTTTGTTAAACAGAATCCTGAGCTTCCTGTCATCGTTTTGGGTCCCGATAAAGCGGGAACGTCCCACCAACGGACCGAACACACGACCATTAGTAGTTATTTGAATACAATTAACATTTATAAGAACCTGGCAACTCAATTTTTTGCGACCCAGGCCTAA
- a CDS encoding deoxynucleoside kinase: MVIITAGMIGVGKTTLTGKLAEHLHTKPFYEPVGDNPVLPLYYKNPQQYGFLLQIYFLNKRFAMIKKALADDNNVLDRSIYEDALFTKENNAAGNISDIELSVYLKLLDNMMAELAEMPKQRPDLLVYADADFPTILARIKKRGRDYEQFDDNPELEAYYHKMWQAYQQWYEDYDVSPKMKIDLQTYDLQDPENAAIVLKQIDEKIKKL; this comes from the coding sequence ATGGTGATAATTACTGCTGGAATGATTGGGGTCGGCAAAACCACGCTGACCGGTAAACTTGCTGAACACCTCCACACCAAACCGTTTTATGAACCGGTGGGGGACAATCCGGTTTTACCCCTCTACTACAAAAATCCCCAACAATATGGTTTTTTGCTGCAGATTTACTTTTTAAACAAACGATTTGCGATGATTAAAAAGGCCTTAGCCGATGACAATAACGTCCTGGACCGCTCTATTTACGAGGATGCATTGTTCACCAAAGAAAATAATGCAGCCGGTAACATTTCTGACATCGAACTATCAGTTTACCTCAAACTCTTGGACAACATGATGGCTGAATTAGCAGAAATGCCCAAGCAACGTCCCGACTTGCTGGTGTATGCCGACGCTGATTTTCCCACAATTTTGGCCCGGATTAAAAAACGGGGTCGTGATTACGAACAATTTGACGATAATCCAGAGTTGGAGGCTTACTATCACAAAATGTGGCAAGCCTACCAACAATGGTATGAGGACTACGACGTTAGCCCCAAAATGAAGATTGATTTACAAACTTATGACCTGCAGGATCCTGAAAATGCGGCCATCGTTTTAAAGCAAATTGATGAAAAAATCAAAAAACTGTAA
- a CDS encoding CPBP family intramembrane glutamic endopeptidase — protein sequence MNLSEIGQFIKRLLVFILLVGLVVVVPVPMLFLQHSHFQMGMVIGIAVIYIVVYLISIWLAFKAYQRVWHQPNGKLTKSDWKLIIVSLFEFFAVEIVIGIVAQLMHLPAGSENNQIIYQLLSSSPIVLVLMSVGMVFLTPMLEELVFRGFLIRGVLNWAPGWLAMLISGIVFSAGHASSNWLSFLVYATMGVILARVYLKTNRIQASMTLHFLNNLFATIMMVISILGNVH from the coding sequence ATGAATTTAAGTGAAATCGGTCAATTTATTAAACGACTACTGGTATTTATTCTATTAGTTGGTTTGGTGGTCGTGGTTCCCGTGCCGATGCTGTTCTTGCAACATTCGCATTTTCAAATGGGAATGGTGATTGGCATAGCCGTGATTTACATCGTTGTTTATTTAATTTCCATTTGGTTAGCATTTAAAGCATATCAACGGGTTTGGCACCAACCAAACGGTAAATTGACTAAATCGGATTGGAAGTTGATCATTGTTTCGTTGTTTGAATTTTTTGCAGTAGAAATTGTGATTGGAATTGTGGCGCAACTAATGCATCTTCCCGCTGGAAGTGAAAATAACCAGATTATTTACCAATTGCTCTCCAGTAGTCCGATTGTTTTGGTTTTAATGAGTGTAGGCATGGTCTTTTTAACGCCGATGCTTGAAGAACTAGTCTTTCGGGGATTTTTAATTCGCGGGGTATTAAACTGGGCACCTGGTTGGTTAGCCATGCTGATTAGTGGAATTGTTTTTTCCGCGGGGCATGCAAGTTCGAACTGGCTTAGCTTCTTGGTTTATGCAACGATGGGAGTTATTTTAGCCCGAGTTTATTTAAAGACGAATCGGATTCAGGCTTCGATGACCTTGCATTTTCTCAATAACTTATTCGCAACGATTATGATGGTGATTTCCATTCTGGGAAACGTCCACTAG
- a CDS encoding phosphatidylglycerophosphatase A: MVDKRDYKYPDTQAYDQVIKFLNDNGVTVRDISKVTYNLQKQFINIPSMEYVDKIVIDVLHKREVLNNALVGMEIDRLATNHQLSEPLQSIVEHDLGVFGVDETLALGIANIYGTIGITNYCGLDTNKQGIVKALDREQSRVTTFIDDIVGAVAGAASAKIAHENS, encoded by the coding sequence ATGGTCGACAAACGAGATTATAAGTATCCAGATACCCAGGCCTATGATCAGGTGATTAAATTTTTGAACGATAATGGCGTGACCGTCCGCGATATTTCCAAGGTGACCTATAACTTACAAAAACAATTTATTAACATTCCCAGCATGGAATACGTGGATAAGATTGTGATTGATGTTTTGCATAAACGAGAAGTATTAAATAATGCATTGGTGGGGATGGAAATTGATCGATTAGCAACCAATCATCAATTATCCGAACCACTGCAAAGTATCGTAGAACATGATTTAGGGGTCTTTGGAGTTGATGAGACCTTAGCATTAGGAATTGCCAACATCTACGGAACGATTGGAATTACCAATTACTGTGGTTTAGATACTAACAAGCAGGGCATTGTGAAGGCATTAGACCGGGAACAATCCCGAGTAACTACTTTTATTGATGATATTGTCGGAGCCGTGGCGGGAGCTGCTTCGGCTAAGATCGCCCACGAAAATTCATAA